In the genome of Mytilus edulis chromosome 14, xbMytEdul2.2, whole genome shotgun sequence, the window tcaatataatggaatttgatgcgactgtcattcaagtgagaggtttcgtTAGCTTTCATACCAGTTCTAATCCACCATTATCTACCCAAAATGCATGTGTCGCTACCCAGTCAgcaatataacagttgttatccattcgtttgatgtgtttgagcttttgattacaCCATtagattaggaactttccgttttgaatgttcgtatgagttcagtatttttgtgatttcacttttaaCGATATTGATAAGAGAAGTACAAAAATATGATGGCATATATGTTTAGTAACATACATTATTAAAGGTTAAACTAAAGATAATGAAATcaatatgtacatatataaatGGGATACTTATAAATTTTAAACGTAGTATGACTGCATAGTCATTTGATAGTATGTCACATTAGATATGGTTTATGTCCGCaatgtgttgtttttattatCCGTGTGCACTCTCATTTTTCAGATTTCCTTATCCAAATAATCAAACTGTTCAGTTTGAAATAGTTGTTTCTACAAACGCTATACTGGGTATAGCATTTGACTCAGTGAACAAACATATATATTGGACAGAAGATGATAAAGGAAAGATAATGAGATGTAATAAAGATGGAACTAATAAAACCACTATTTATGACGAAACACAACCTGGCGCACTTGCAATTGATGTAGAAAATAGGTTTGTAATAAAAGTGACTGTTTGGATGTTTTGATCAAATGTAGTGTGTGTGCTGTGTAGGAATGATTGTAACGTTATGCAAACCGTAGTTCTAAATGAAACAGGAGCGAAGGATACCAGAGGAACGttcaaattcatattaaaaaagaatgacaacgccatggctaaaaatgaaaaagacacacagacaaacaaaagtatacattacaaaacatagaaaactaaagacttagcaacacaaaccccaccaaaaactagtggtgatctcaAATTCTTCGGAAGGGTAGGCATATACTGCCTCACATGTTTCGCGTTGCTCATCTAAAAAACAACTTAagtcatcataaataccaggagtTAAATTTCATATGTGTGCCAGCGTCGTCGGGACATTTCAGGATCAACCTTTATCAGGAGCGCGTAAAGCTACAAAGACTTTATTTGAAAGATTTAtatgatagaaaaaaaacctaaaaaattACCGAATCCATTTGAGGTCAATTTTGCACGACGGAGTTTCAACTTtacataaattgaaaaaaaaacagaacaacCTTGAAAGTAGTTCTAAAGGGTATGCAATTTTTTATACTGATTCGTCTTTTTACAacttaattttgtttagtttattcaGAACAGCTCATATGTTAATTATACACATACAAGCATTAGTACATTTAATTCATAATGAAGGTTATTATGCATTTTTGTACATGACAATAGTATAACGATTTTGAGTTGATGAAATACATGGATGTGTttccaatatacatgatatagatttGGTGTATTGTGTTAGAAATTTCCAATGTATCGTGTTATGGgatattatttagtaaatgtaTGTTAACAAACACAAAGTAGCTAGAGCGAGTTTTCACcttacattatcatgattatatacaCAACAATCCTTATTGTCATGTTTTAtactatattttatttatacatttatgtttttaCCGATAGTCATATTTTGTAATTAACTCAGAAACGTCCTGAATATCAGAAATTCATTATGAAAATTGCATAAATAGTCGTTGTCTGTTTACTgaacaaatgtaaatatattttatgtaacGAAATTGTGTTTACTACTGTTAGATGGATATATTATGGTCAGGATCTAATTAACGGAAAGATATACAGATTAACCTTTGACGGAAATgatagacgagttatatataacCTGTCTTCATATATGTATGGAATACAAGTAGGTATGTAATTTATATGAATCTATGAGCCTGTTgtatatattaaacaaagaagaaatataaaaataataatgatccGCACATCCTTAATTGAGTTAAACCAGGCTTTCGAAAGACATCATGTGTTTATCTTGACATATTCGTTTGATGGTGCTCACGAACTGAACGTGTTAGCTACTCTATAACCACCAGAATTTCGTGTTATGAAAACTCTTCATCTTAGAACTTTGGAGCGTCAGTGTATTCCAGTTAGACTGCTAACATCTAAATAATCGAATATACGAGGACACATGCATGGGTATCTTTAAAAAGTAGAATACCTTAcaccatttttaaaaattgagCAAGTACACACAGCTTTTACTGACTAaacttttatgtctgttttgttattttcattttagacGTTGTCGATAAGCGAATTTATTGGAATGAATATTCACCTGGTGCCTTAAAATCTGCTTGGTATAATGGAACGGATGTCCAAACCATAGTAAACACCAATTTGCGTCAAAATTGGGACCTTGATACCAATGATGATTTTATCTTCTATTCAAGCTATCATTTAATTTTTAAGATGGCCAAATCTGTAGGTCAAACTCCGACTGTTGTGCACAATGATACAGAACAGATTTATGGTGTTTTGTTGTTTAAGCACCAAGGTAAGAATGCTATATTACACTGAAAAAATGCATGCATTCGTTGATATCTGTAcatattacaattaaattttacaaatcttaATATGTTTTGTTATACTTTATCAGCTAAactattcattttatattttacaaaatataaatagaatAGTTGCAATCGTTTGTGTTGCTGTTGTATGATGCATTTTTTTTCATGGGTGTGAATATGTTAATGCAGGTAAACACCTGATATTGATCCTAAGCTAAAAAACAAGTGTGACAATGTTCTGGAATATTTCAGTCTATATTTTTAAATCATCGTAGTgtgtgttatatatataatttaaagatGATTATGTATTGCTAGTTCCACGTGTTTTAATAACTTAACGCTTTGAagcttttattgtttttaaacaaatgcTTTCCTAATTGCAAATACTTGCAATTATAAGTTGCACTGCTTTGATTTTCATAGATTGTGACAATGTATAtgtttacaaatgttttttttcaagttttttagaatatttaaagcCACATAATAAAGAGTTTGAAAAGCTTGTTAAATTTATTGTTGTCAATACAATATAGTGGtatttaaattaattgttttttatttgttaaatcatacaTTGAAATACCTTTTCTAGGATTGTGTTTGATGTGAAACGCTGttataaaactaaaactgttATGGCTAGATTGACTAAGTTTGAAAAAATGGACATCATTATATTCTGAACATGTGTTTTATTAAGATCTGAACAACACACAGAATACAGCGGTGTACATTTTACTTTGTTTATTATTACGTTTTGTATATTTTAGGGAAAGACTTTGACGAAAACGAACGAATATCTGATACTTATATAGAACGAGTATAACAAAGAATCATGGAGTTAAAATTCAATTTTACAATGAATTAACAACAATATGGTTCATTACTTCTTTTAATATGTAAAACAGGTTTTATTGATACAAAATGAAATTTATGCTTAAGTTGTTTGAGTAAATTGTTTCCGTAGTTTTCTATACAGTGTTTCTGTGACTTGTTCTTCGTTAAGATATTGTTcctttgataaatgaaaataatctcATGATATTTTCAGACTCTCTTGATcgtacatttgaaatatttatttcaaaatcaaaaagtAGTTTCTAATTTGATTGTACCATTCAGGTTTCATCCTTACGAACTACAAATTTTCGACGGCGAATTACAATTGTTCGTGTTGCTGTTTTCAATTTACGTACATTACTAACTGTTTTGTCGAAAGGAtgtttatgaattaactgttttgTCGAAAGGAGTTTTAtgaatttaatttaaatgtttacGATTAAACATGTTCAATGCGCGATCCTCATGTACCATTTATGAACTTAGATAATGAaacttaatgttatatttgtttacatCACAGGAATGGCGTTGCAACTGCTACCTGATGCAATTTCTGAATGATAAATCTACAGCAATAACGATTTGAAACACTCGGGTGGTTAATAGGTAACCTGTGAATCCTAAAAGAGCGCACGTTTAAATGATGCAGGTTTagtgagtatttttttttatttacatcaatAATTACACAGACTGTTGTTAATTCTGTTGTATCCTTACGTGTTCAAATGATTATGCTTTGATTTTACTCGGATATGCAAATTGGTATTTACAATTACGATAACTTTTGAGTTTGCATATAGCCATACACGACACATTGTTTTTGTTATTGATAAAAACCATCTCATAGCAAATGAAAGTAGTACATACATTCTACTTTAAAGGTAGAGCTTGAGTACTgataagacatatttttttatagaccCTTGAGAGTTTTCTTCTACACGTTCTTTTGAGAattgtatattttcattttttttctgttttaaggaaattctttttttatttattttgtagaattctGATTGGTTTCAGCATGATTTAAAGCAAGAAATGAGACAGGCTACAACTGAATTTATATAAACACTTAATACAACAAAATTGAAGTAAATGATAATGTACTGTCCTGAATTTTCATATACAATGTAAGCGATTTGATGAAAGTGGACTTCGATAACTCAAAAGAATTGAGCTTGGTTTTTAGTTTCGTTTGGAATGACAATCATCTCTAAGAACGTAGTCAAATTTGTCAAACCATAATGTCAACATAAATCAATCTCCAGTCCAGTACTCTACTCTTCAACCTTATTCTCACTAATGAACAAACCTCCATTAACTATTTATCGGAAATGACTTCCAAACGTCGTAAATAAACATTTACTGATTTATCTCAGCTTACTTTCAAGATATATATTATGTTGTACACTTGATACATGTATTGCAAGCTAAATGTGTCAATCTCTTgtaaacatttgacataaaagtatatattttagATGACGATTTTTTCATGTTTTCTGGGTCTGTTTCGTGTTGttctttaaaaatgaatttgcCTTCAATTAGTAAATGACTCATTTGGCAGGCTTCTCAATTGCGAGTTActtaataataaattaatattgcTTTTGATTGCGCTGAAAACTATCAATCTTAGGAACAGTCCAGAACGAACATccctgtaatgcagtggttgtcgtttgtttttgtgttacatatttgtttttcgttcatttttttacataaataaggccgttagttttctcgtttgaattgttttacattgtcttacctattatagctgactatgcggtatgggctttgctcattgttgaaagccgtacgttgacctatagttgttaatgtctgtgtcattttggtcttttgtggatagttgtctcattggcaatcataccacatcttcttttttatatatcatttgatgTAAATGAGTTTAGATATAATCATGTCTGTATTTTTGCAAACAAACGCTTTAAACTGCACAGAAAGACGTTAGATTACGAATGTGTGAAAGATTCCATCGaacttattttgtatattttttatggataaaTAGTGAAAAGAATCAGCGTTGCGTTCGAAAAGTAGTATCAACTCATAACTAACATCAAAGTAAACAAAGACTTATAACTGACAACTTTGACGGTGATGCTGTGCTAGATTCATGTATCGTCTGCAGCTGTTGTGTACAAGAAAATCGAGACTGCGGTATGATCTACTGTGGCATTTGATACAAGTCGAAAAAAGAATTGCTTGACAATAAAGCAATAGGCTGTATAAATACCGTATTGGTTTAAAGAAGTGCTGCTTTTCTGGGCgatacataaaaataaatgaatgatgTCACTAtttcatttgtaattttaagTGCTAAGGAGGTGTTGGTGGACACTTCTGCTTCTGGTACCGCCTATTGctagtatatacatatattttaaacaagagAAGGATTGAATACACGAACATTCTGTTTTAAAAGAAGCAATGAAGTAGTTAGCATTAGCTTCAAAAGATGGTGATTTCATCCTTTCTGTTTCGTGAATGGtaaaattttcatcattttccttTCGAATCACACATTCATTTGTAAATATCCATCAAAAGCAATATTTTCAAAGGCTCGTTAGATAGTTCTAGATCAAAGACGGAAAAAGACTTGATTATTCGATAAAAAGGACAGAAACCACGTATTGCAAATCCTATGAATAAAGTACGTAGGGTTTAGCCATACAAAGTTTTCAGAAACAAAGCTCTACTTACTTGCTTATCTATAAGACGTTTTTCAATGTACTGTTTGCATCATGTTTTCCTGTAAAGTCTTCCCTTTCCCTTTAAGGCTTACATTCTTTTCAATGAAAAACATATTATACATTAAAATAAGTTGGTGTCGTTTATCATCTCTCAATACAAGACAAACAGATTGAAGGATCAATGTTTTCCAGAAGCTTTAAGTAGCATAAGTTGCTAAATTAGGTCTATGTGCATCTTCAAGAATGGAAAATCTCCAATACCATCAACAGGGATACAATTTACACGATATATTTGatttacagtttgattcagaagaaacacAGACATatctagataatacaattaattatctaattactacaaCAATTTGACATTAATTAGTATTTTTATGTTTACTGTTATTAATTAATGTTATATAAAACATACTAATATAATCTTGAATTccatccaaattctttcttaattttgggAACTCGTTTTAGAAATTCacatgtgacgtcactttgtgcgttgcACTGGCTATGGCAAACATGGCTGTATATTTTTGTAATGAATCCGGGTTTTTTCTGTAGCCAGTCACCATTTCAGttttataatgtatatctattatatagtaattttataaaatttactgttcgcaaaagtatgatttattctgaataataaggatgttcttgtcccagGCGGATACCCCTGGTCGTAATGGTCACgtcttttttggaacttttggtcctcaaatCTCTgcagtttttttcttgttttggctttcaaactttctatctaagcgtcactggttagtcttgtgtggacgaaacgcacgtctggcgtattaattttttttaacctggtaccttttgttcgTGTATTTCTCCTATAttttgtcctatattttctcccatttattggTATTTGTagtcctgtcgtgtaatgttgtcattttaatgttatgattagcattgccattaaagcgggaggtttgacatgccatgaaaccaggttcaacacaccatttttttcttacaatgccctgtaccaagtcaggaaaatggtcattgttatattatagttcgtttcttgtgcgttacattttaatgttatgtttctgttgtgtccTAGTTCtgttatatttgatgcgtttccctcagttttagtttgtaacccgaatttgttttttctttatcgatttatgaatttcgaacagcggtatactactgttgctttaatATACAACTAACGATTGCTGTCACTTGCCTTATAGCTATACTATGTCTCTCTAATAATGATTGCTTTTATATTGTGTACAACCTACATGTATCTATTATAGTTTcaatattactagaacacacccgcgaaatcgtgggcatttagagcttggttgaaagtatgtaaactgttgtaaggagaattttttgtaaaagatttcaaaattcaTAAGTACTTGGAAACAGTTTAAACCTTCTCCCTTgcttccaaagtccgttattatttatttttgttaaattccaTTATTCTCGCGTTTCTGtatagtttagtatgacgtccattatcactgtactattatgcatattttaagggccagctgaaggacacctacgggtgcgggaattctcgctacattgaagacccattggttgccttcggctgttgtttgctctatggtcgggtggttgtcgctttgacatattcaccatttcttttctcaatttcatTTGAACATACATTTACTATAATCAACGTGTATTTGCTATATACTTCTCCTaggcgatcactgctatattataaaGAGAGTCTATATCAACGCGACTGATGAtaataattgtcctgtccccgagTACTCTTATGAAATGTATGTGCAAGTTGAAATCCGGAAGTCCTGTTTGACTTAAAAGCAAAATTGCGGGCATTTTAAGCTTGGTTAAAAGTATGTTAACTATtttaggatgaatttttgtaaaagatttaatgtcTGGAGAATTTTCGAAATGATATCAAAAATCATAGAGTCCTGTCCCCGTCCGAGTAATTCTATGCAAGTTTAAACCGAGGTATAATTGTAGTTGTTCTTATGATTTAAAAACCACGATATGGACAACGTCATGATTggcttatttatatttttgttatctatcatacaatTGGTTCTTCATGTTAAAACCGGAAGTCATATTTAACTTAAAAGTCGGTTTGAAtacggaatcaatatccggacgcctttaatttcgtttttctctcaaaattacctgaatagtcataagaatgtgaaaaatgcgactatgcacggtacctataggacacagtggcatgatgattaatttattgtggggGGAAGAGAAGCAGCACACataatgaggtcttctcgtttaaatgGATAGATAGGCAAAATCACAAGaacaaataagaaaaatcatCACATAATATTCTGATACTTCTGATAATGTTGGCCAAGTTAGAAATTGACGATTTTATGTTTGTCCTCCAGGGGTTTTGCACCTTGGTAGATTAAAAAATGACATATTCTGTGGCTGAACGTATATTTTAGCATGATAACATAATATTGATTTCCGTATTACATTAAACTAAATTCGTACACAATACAAATTAATTTGTTTCATAGACAAAACAAAGTAATCTTTCGTTGCAC includes:
- the LOC139502772 gene encoding low-density lipoprotein receptor-related protein 8-like, with translation MKEHKTVIVMISVISVCAVHCLEEKLLYSTSGYIKEIDLKSREIKVILHVLGRMLSLAYDYDERYLYIPRRNGDILKFPYPNNQTVQFEIVVSTNAILGIAFDSVNKHIYWTEDDKGKIMRCNKDGTNKTTIYDETQPGALAIDVENRWIYYGQDLINGKIYRLTFDGNDRRVIYNLSSYMYGIQVDVVDKRIYWNEYSPGALKSAWYNGTDVQTIVNTNLRQNWDLDTNDDFIFYSSYHLIFKMAKSVGQTPTVVHNDTEQIYGVLLFKHQGKNAILH